From the uncultured Trichococcus sp. genome, one window contains:
- the cas5c gene encoding type I-C CRISPR-associated protein Cas5c codes for MRNSVEFVVYGPYALFTDPLTRMGGEKLSYQLPTYQSLKGIIESVYWKPTIVYYIDEIRIMNPIRMESKGMRPINYGGGNTLANYTYLRDVKYEVKAHFEFNPYRLDLISDRNEHKHHNILKRSIEMGGRRDIFLGTRECQAYVEPVTYGGNTGYYDEAEEMHFGTMVHGFNYPDETGKDLLEVRLWNPVMENGVIKFIRPEDCKNVRTIKKMKAKQFDESNVNFEMDLDL; via the coding sequence ATGAGAAATAGCGTCGAATTTGTTGTGTATGGACCTTATGCTTTGTTCACGGACCCTCTGACTAGGATGGGCGGGGAAAAATTATCCTATCAGCTACCAACGTACCAATCGCTTAAAGGTATAATTGAAAGCGTTTACTGGAAGCCCACTATTGTGTACTATATCGATGAAATCAGGATAATGAATCCCATAAGAATGGAATCAAAAGGGATGAGGCCAATCAATTATGGAGGTGGAAACACACTTGCGAACTATACATATCTTCGGGACGTTAAGTATGAAGTGAAGGCACACTTTGAATTCAATCCGTATCGTTTGGATTTGATTTCTGATCGTAATGAACACAAACACCATAACATCCTTAAAAGATCAATCGAAATGGGAGGGAGAAGGGATATCTTCCTAGGCACAAGGGAATGTCAGGCATATGTTGAACCAGTAACATATGGTGGAAATACGGGGTATTATGACGAAGCTGAAGAAATGCATTTTGGGACAATGGTCCATGGGTTCAATTATCCCGATGAAACGGGTAAAGATCTGTTGGAAGTTCGATTATGGAATCCGGTGATGGAGAATGGCGTTATCAAATTTATTAGGCCGGAAGACTGTAAGAATGTCAGGACTATCAAGAAGATGAAGGCCAAGCAATTCGATGAATCAAATGTAAATTTTGAGATGGATCTAGATTTATAA
- the cas3 gene encoding CRISPR-associated helicase Cas3', which translates to MESIAHIRRKDKKIQTVEQHLLEVKNLAESNGREAKVSHITGLAGLLHDLGKFTQEFSTYIKTASENPDNPPKRGSVDHSTAGGMFLYELFHKKDSSDNEKILAELVGNAIISHHGFLKDFNNPSLESKYLERVSKGGKKEVYAKYDEFSGYFYEKVMDEASLSNYVNKAVEELSEYISQSAPTPLRTSLYYLTTFVFSALVDADRTNTHHFEDEINEKKINNHKLFQLYETKLNDHLIELQKSPKSKSEINKLRMEMSNQCEKFSENESGIYSLSIPTGGGKTLASLRYALKHALKHNKERIIYVIPYTSIIDQNAKLVKEILDDDINVIEHHSNVDFGPQTENELSEELDEILVNKTEKIRLATDNWDAPIIFTTMVQYLNAFYAKGNRYTRRLHNLTNAVIIFDEVQKVPSKCLSLFTESVNFLDKMGNSSVLLCTATQPSLETIKRKIHVKDEIVENLPDVVKAFKRTEIIDKVKDGKMSREDLKSFVGNIMDKNQSLLIILNTKRVAKELFAELESSNIDATIYHLSTSMCAKHRMAVLEKVREDLKNGKKIICVSTQLIEAGVDVSFECVIRSLAGIDSIAQAAGRCNRNGEKKIGNVYIIDYGEEKLGNLEEIEKGQKVTRQKLIDLANEQSENKVDLLSPEVIKLYFEKYYNEIESLLDYPLEIVGGNVNTTMVNVLLGSPFRNEYISKSKENKSKVPVLQAAHSYAAEQFSVIDQNTKSIIVPYDEIGEEIIADLNRPYGIEKLSALLKKAQQYTVNVYENDFKKLSESKALRYLYDGSIYTVVPSAYSKFYGIDLDNSSLVDVIQF; encoded by the coding sequence ATGGAATCAATTGCGCATATTAGAAGGAAAGATAAAAAAATTCAGACAGTGGAACAGCATCTATTAGAAGTGAAAAATTTAGCAGAATCGAATGGTAGGGAAGCTAAAGTAAGTCATATCACAGGTTTAGCCGGGCTGCTGCATGACTTAGGAAAATTTACCCAAGAATTTTCAACTTATATCAAAACTGCTTCAGAAAATCCGGACAATCCTCCGAAGAGAGGCAGCGTGGATCATTCTACTGCAGGAGGTATGTTTTTGTATGAATTATTCCATAAGAAAGATTCTTCCGATAACGAAAAGATCCTTGCTGAGTTGGTCGGTAATGCCATCATTTCCCATCATGGTTTTTTGAAAGACTTCAATAATCCTTCTTTAGAATCAAAATATTTGGAACGAGTGAGCAAAGGGGGGAAAAAAGAAGTATATGCAAAGTATGATGAATTTAGCGGTTACTTTTATGAAAAAGTAATGGATGAGGCATCGCTCTCAAATTATGTTAACAAAGCAGTGGAGGAACTTAGCGAGTACATTTCACAATCGGCACCAACGCCATTGCGAACAAGTTTGTATTATTTGACGACGTTTGTATTCAGTGCGCTAGTGGATGCAGATAGGACAAATACCCATCATTTTGAAGATGAAATAAACGAAAAAAAAATAAACAATCACAAATTGTTCCAATTATATGAAACGAAATTAAATGACCATTTAATTGAACTGCAGAAAAGTCCCAAGTCGAAATCTGAAATCAACAAGCTGCGAATGGAGATGTCAAATCAGTGCGAGAAGTTTTCTGAGAATGAGAGCGGAATCTATTCGCTGTCCATCCCTACAGGAGGCGGGAAAACGCTGGCAAGCCTAAGATATGCACTAAAGCATGCACTCAAACACAATAAAGAAAGAATCATATATGTGATTCCTTATACTTCTATCATCGATCAGAATGCAAAGTTAGTTAAAGAAATTCTAGACGATGACATAAATGTTATCGAGCATCATTCCAATGTCGACTTCGGTCCACAAACTGAGAATGAATTATCTGAAGAATTGGATGAAATATTGGTAAATAAAACTGAAAAAATTCGGCTAGCAACAGATAACTGGGATGCACCGATTATTTTTACCACTATGGTCCAATATCTGAACGCCTTTTATGCCAAAGGAAACAGATACACAAGACGATTACATAATTTGACGAATGCCGTCATCATTTTTGACGAGGTGCAAAAAGTTCCTTCAAAATGCCTCTCTTTATTCACAGAATCAGTAAATTTTTTGGATAAAATGGGAAATAGCTCAGTTTTACTGTGCACAGCTACGCAACCTAGTTTAGAAACTATCAAGCGAAAAATTCACGTAAAAGATGAAATTGTGGAGAATTTACCCGATGTGGTGAAAGCTTTCAAAAGAACTGAAATAATCGATAAGGTTAAGGACGGTAAGATGAGTAGAGAGGATTTGAAATCTTTTGTAGGAAATATCATGGATAAGAATCAGAGCCTGCTCATCATCTTGAACACAAAAAGAGTTGCAAAGGAATTATTTGCAGAGCTGGAGTCATCAAATATTGATGCAACTATTTATCATCTCAGTACATCAATGTGTGCAAAACACAGAATGGCTGTTTTGGAAAAGGTTAGGGAAGATTTGAAGAATGGTAAAAAAATTATATGTGTGAGCACTCAATTGATTGAGGCCGGAGTTGATGTTAGCTTTGAATGTGTCATTAGATCACTTGCAGGAATAGACTCAATCGCTCAAGCGGCAGGACGTTGCAACAGAAACGGAGAAAAGAAAATAGGAAATGTCTATATAATCGACTATGGGGAGGAGAAATTAGGTAACTTAGAAGAAATAGAAAAAGGACAAAAGGTTACCCGACAAAAACTGATTGATTTAGCGAACGAACAAAGTGAAAATAAAGTAGATTTGTTGTCTCCTGAAGTGATAAAGTTATATTTCGAGAAATACTATAATGAAATCGAATCGTTGCTGGACTATCCGCTTGAAATTGTAGGCGGAAATGTGAATACAACAATGGTGAATGTTTTACTGGGTTCTCCTTTTAGGAACGAATACATCAGCAAATCAAAAGAGAATAAAAGTAAGGTACCCGTATTGCAAGCTGCACATAGTTACGCAGCGGAACAATTTTCCGTGATAGATCAGAATACAAAGTCCATCATCGTACCATATGATGAAATTGGTGAAGAGATAATTGCCGATCTAAATCGACCGTATGGCATAGAAAAGCTGTCAGCCTTGTTAAAAAAGGCGCAACAGTACACGGTGAATGTGTACGAGAATGATTTCAAAAAGTTGAGCGAAAGTAAGGCATTACGCTATCTTTATGACGGTTCAATATACACAGTTGTACCCAGTGCATATAGTAAATTCTATGGAATCGATCTTGATAATAGTAGCTTAGTGGATGTTATTCAATTCTGA
- a CDS encoding type IV toxin-antitoxin system AbiEi family antitoxin domain-containing protein, with product MKDEEVKAKSDRANKMDPKKIEQKGQESQIEETLSVFVSESKGIIQTKDLTERGIHPEQFQRYLKKSGKIEKVAHGMYVNVDEFTDEFQLLQTRFKRGVFSYETALFLHDLTDVPPFDYHMTFPQGYNNKHLAEAGVIPSYAVANRYDLGVITLESPSGSPIRVYDVEKTLCDMFMPSHKADKDVQLTALRRYMKRKDKNFSRLMQYAKILQVDKILRPYVEALL from the coding sequence GTGAAGGACGAAGAAGTGAAAGCGAAGAGTGATCGTGCCAATAAAATGGATCCGAAAAAAATTGAACAAAAAGGACAAGAATCGCAAATTGAAGAGACTTTGAGTGTTTTCGTTAGCGAAAGTAAAGGAATCATTCAAACGAAGGATCTGACAGAGCGCGGCATCCACCCTGAACAATTTCAGAGGTATTTAAAAAAAAGTGGGAAAATCGAAAAAGTTGCTCACGGCATGTATGTGAATGTTGACGAATTTACCGATGAATTTCAACTTCTGCAAACCCGCTTCAAAAGAGGAGTCTTTTCGTACGAAACTGCCTTGTTCCTGCATGACTTGACGGATGTGCCACCATTCGATTATCACATGACCTTTCCGCAGGGGTACAACAATAAACACCTTGCCGAAGCAGGTGTCATCCCTTCGTATGCGGTAGCTAACCGTTATGATCTTGGTGTCATCACACTGGAAAGTCCGTCAGGAAGCCCCATCCGAGTGTATGATGTTGAAAAGACGCTTTGCGACATGTTCATGCCTAGCCATAAAGCGGATAAGGATGTACAATTGACTGCTTTAAGAAGATATATGAAACGGAAAGATAAGAATTTCTCTAGATTAATGCAGTATGCAAAAATCCTTCAGGTTGATAAAATATTACGTCCATACGTGGAGGCTCTTTTGTGA
- a CDS encoding transporter substrate-binding domain-containing protein — MKTGFMKMVLGTMSVLALAACGNTSGTATSTATDGSSALQEIKDSGKLVVGTCADYPPYEWHLVQDGEDKIIGFDIDIAQAIADELGVELEVKDMDFDGLIPALSTGKVDMIIAGMNPTDERKQSVAFSDIYYTQKDALVIKSKDAKDIRSENDLKKSSLATQKATIQETYLLGNFPEAEIQSVPKLNTAILYLVTGKADAVLMVDTVARRYVEENEGLEIADFDVASTPNESAIAVAKDSEEFLDAVNDILDDMEDSGKIEELIRTNIEIMDENTGV; from the coding sequence TTGAAAACAGGGTTTATGAAAATGGTTTTGGGAACGATGAGCGTCTTGGCTTTGGCAGCCTGCGGAAACACGAGCGGAACAGCCACTAGCACTGCGACGGATGGAAGCAGCGCCTTGCAGGAAATCAAGGACAGCGGTAAATTGGTCGTCGGAACCTGTGCCGATTATCCCCCGTATGAGTGGCATCTTGTGCAGGACGGAGAGGACAAAATCATCGGCTTCGACATTGATATCGCCCAAGCCATCGCGGATGAACTGGGGGTCGAACTGGAAGTCAAAGATATGGATTTCGACGGCCTGATTCCGGCATTGTCCACAGGCAAGGTTGATATGATCATCGCCGGCATGAACCCAACGGATGAGAGGAAACAAAGCGTTGCTTTCTCGGACATTTACTACACTCAAAAGGATGCTCTGGTGATCAAATCGAAGGATGCGAAGGATATCCGATCGGAAAACGACCTGAAGAAGTCCAGCCTGGCGACGCAAAAGGCAACGATCCAGGAAACATATCTGCTGGGAAATTTCCCGGAAGCTGAAATCCAGTCCGTACCGAAATTGAATACGGCCATCCTGTATTTGGTGACCGGCAAAGCGGATGCTGTATTGATGGTGGATACCGTTGCACGGCGATACGTCGAAGAGAATGAAGGCCTTGAAATCGCCGACTTCGACGTCGCCAGCACGCCGAACGAATCAGCTATCGCCGTCGCGAAAGACAGTGAAGAATTTCTGGATGCGGTGAACGACATCCTTGATGACATGGAAGACAGCGGCAAGATCGAGGAGCTGATCCGGACGAATATCGAGATCATGGATGAGAATACCGGGGTTTAG
- a CDS encoding transporter substrate-binding domain-containing protein, translating into MKKGLLKLAMGAMSILALAACGNTSETADSSATDSAATTTTDKLQEIKDRGTLVMGTSADYPPYEWHLIKDGKDEIIGFDIDIAQAIADELGVELEVKDMDFDGLIPALTTGKIDMVIAGMNATEERKESVDFTDVYYTQTDIVVIRKEDADKFTSEDSLKTAKLATQKATVQETYLLEAFPEAEIQSVPKWNTAIMSLTTGKVDAVMMVDTVAKQFIAQNDDLMVANFDINSTPNAAAIAVAKNGGDFLETVNNIVNEMKESGKIEELYQLNDQIVTDNTAE; encoded by the coding sequence ATGAAAAAAGGATTATTGAAATTAGCTATGGGTGCAATGAGCATTCTTGCTTTGGCAGCATGCGGCAATACAAGCGAGACAGCGGACAGCTCCGCAACTGATTCAGCAGCTACAACAACGACTGACAAATTGCAGGAAATCAAAGATAGAGGCACATTGGTGATGGGGACGTCAGCGGATTATCCTCCATACGAGTGGCACCTGATTAAAGATGGAAAAGATGAAATCATTGGATTCGACATCGATATCGCGCAAGCAATCGCTGATGAATTGGGTGTGGAATTGGAAGTCAAAGATATGGATTTCGATGGCTTGATCCCAGCTTTGACGACCGGTAAAATCGATATGGTCATTGCCGGAATGAACGCTACTGAAGAAAGAAAAGAAAGCGTTGATTTCACAGATGTCTACTACACGCAAACAGACATTGTCGTAATCAGAAAAGAAGATGCGGATAAGTTTACTTCAGAAGACAGCTTGAAGACAGCAAAATTGGCTACCCAAAAAGCTACGGTTCAAGAAACGTATCTATTGGAAGCTTTCCCTGAAGCTGAAATCCAGTCTGTACCAAAATGGAATACGGCTATCATGTCATTGACGACCGGAAAAGTTGATGCCGTCATGATGGTGGATACTGTTGCGAAACAATTTATTGCACAAAATGACGATTTGATGGTTGCCAACTTTGATATCAACAGCACGCCAAATGCAGCAGCTATCGCAGTTGCGAAGAACGGCGGAGACTTCCTGGAAACTGTCAACAATATCGTAAATGAAATGAAAGAAAGCGGCAAAATTGAAGAGTTATACCAGCTGAACGATCAAATCGTGACGGACAACACAGCAGAATAA
- a CDS encoding amino acid ABC transporter ATP-binding protein, with product MIKTEKLTKSFGDKQVLKGIDEQINSGEVVVIIGPSGSGKSTFLRCMNLLEEPTSGKVIFEGQEINKKGVDIDSIRTKMGMVFQSFNLFPHLTVLNNIMIGPQQIKKVPKDKAEAIARKLLARMGMSEKADVYPQSLSGGQKQRIAIARALAMEPDMMLFDEPTSALDPEMVGEVLQVMKDLAMEGMTMVVVTHEMGFAKEVGDRILFMDDGQVVEQGTPDEIFNHPKNARTKDFLSKVL from the coding sequence GTGATTAAAACAGAAAAACTTACGAAATCTTTCGGCGATAAGCAAGTACTGAAAGGCATTGATGAACAAATCAACTCCGGTGAAGTCGTCGTTATCATCGGGCCGTCAGGATCAGGGAAAAGTACATTTCTGCGTTGCATGAATCTGCTGGAAGAACCGACATCCGGGAAAGTGATCTTCGAAGGTCAGGAAATCAACAAAAAAGGTGTGGATATCGATTCCATCCGCACAAAAATGGGCATGGTGTTCCAAAGCTTCAATCTTTTCCCGCATCTGACGGTATTGAATAACATCATGATCGGACCGCAGCAAATCAAGAAAGTACCGAAAGACAAAGCCGAAGCAATTGCCAGAAAACTGTTGGCGCGCATGGGCATGTCCGAAAAGGCCGATGTCTATCCACAATCCTTATCGGGCGGACAGAAACAACGGATTGCGATCGCCCGCGCTTTGGCGATGGAGCCGGATATGATGCTGTTCGATGAACCAACATCCGCGCTGGATCCGGAAATGGTCGGCGAAGTGCTGCAGGTAATGAAAGACCTTGCGATGGAAGGCATGACGATGGTCGTCGTAACCCACGAAATGGGCTTCGCGAAAGAAGTCGGCGACCGCATCCTTTTCATGGATGACGGCCAGGTAGTGGAACAAGGAACACCGGATGAGATTTTCAATCATCCAAAAAATGCACGGACAAAGGATTTCTTATCGAAAGTCCTATAA
- a CDS encoding amino acid ABC transporter permease — MDLNFYQNYMPLYFQGAGYTIGLSISSIVLGVILGTGLALMKMSPNKFLSILANGYIQIVRGTPLMVQLFIIYYGLYVINIELPDFLSGVIAVSLNSAAYIAEIIRSGIQAVDKGQMEAARSIGMSKSMAMQRIIYPQAIKNILPALGNEFVTLIKETSIVSVLGLRDLMFTANTVRGATFLPFGPLVVAAVMYFIMTSIVSKLVDILEMRLKQSD; from the coding sequence ATGGATTTAAATTTTTATCAAAACTACATGCCGCTCTATTTTCAAGGGGCAGGCTACACGATTGGCCTTTCGATCAGCTCGATCGTACTAGGTGTCATCTTGGGGACGGGATTGGCATTGATGAAAATGTCGCCCAACAAGTTCCTCAGCATATTAGCGAATGGGTATATCCAGATCGTGCGGGGTACGCCTTTGATGGTGCAATTGTTCATCATTTATTACGGTCTGTACGTCATCAATATCGAGTTGCCTGACTTCCTTTCCGGTGTCATCGCTGTCTCGCTGAATTCGGCAGCCTACATCGCCGAAATCATCCGCTCCGGTATCCAAGCGGTCGACAAAGGCCAAATGGAAGCGGCCCGCTCGATCGGGATGAGCAAATCGATGGCGATGCAAAGAATCATTTATCCGCAAGCCATCAAAAACATTCTGCCGGCGTTAGGGAATGAATTTGTCACATTGATCAAAGAAACGTCCATCGTTTCCGTATTGGGACTGCGCGATCTGATGTTTACCGCAAATACGGTCCGTGGTGCGACCTTCTTGCCTTTTGGCCCACTAGTGGTCGCTGCCGTGATGTACTTCATCATGACATCAATCGTCTCTAAATTAGTGGACATTCTAGAAATGAGGTTGAAACAAAGTGATTAA
- a CDS encoding YwbE family protein, protein MDGKLRKNIKIGALVDIVLKKDQRTGKLTRGHVKRLLTNSPNHPHGIKVMLVEGDQVGRVQQIVDEA, encoded by the coding sequence ATGGACGGAAAACTTAGAAAAAACATCAAAATCGGCGCTTTGGTCGATATCGTCTTGAAGAAAGACCAACGCACCGGGAAACTGACAAGAGGGCATGTGAAACGGCTGTTGACGAACAGCCCCAACCATCCGCACGGCATCAAAGTCATGCTGGTTGAAGGCGACCAAGTCGGACGCGTGCAGCAGATCGTGGACGAGGCGTAA
- the pepF gene encoding oligoendopeptidase F, which translates to MTQEQLKNRMDVPEALTWDVTALYKTRADFEAALTGLKAATATFTTTYEGKLTDAKTILAAIKEYEKLIETATLVDHYAMMPEATDLTDPDNVELSRQTANAMADISAQLTFFESELIGCDTAILDQVVSEEARFASYIRHIKKNKKIQLAPEVEKALAQLAPTLDAPSAIYEQARLGDMDFGTFTVDGKEYPLSFVLYEDYYMYHDDTKIRRAAFDKFSAVLSDYENVVATAYYTQLQKEKTLATMRGFDSVIDYLLYGQEVTRDLYDRQIDTIMTDLAPVMQKYITHLKEIRGLDKMTYADLKIALDPEYSPEVSIEESQAMVEDAIAVLGQDYTDRIMQAYPERWIDFAQNIGKSTGGFCTSPYGPHPYILMSWANQLSDVYTLIHELGHAGQMILSNENNSILGSEPSLYLIEGPSTFNELLLTESLARKSTDARMQRFALTKMLSDTYFHNFVTHLLEAAYQREVYNLIDAGKSFDAGKLSEIKRSVLERFWGDAVEINEGAELTWMRQIHYYMGLYSYTYSAGLTIATQAFLRVKAEEEGAVADWLEFLALGDQLEAAEAAALAGVDIQTDQALQDTIHYLDEAVDQIITLSKELA; encoded by the coding sequence ATGACACAAGAACAACTGAAAAACCGCATGGACGTCCCTGAGGCATTGACTTGGGATGTGACCGCACTCTATAAAACAAGAGCAGACTTCGAGGCAGCTTTGACTGGTCTCAAGGCAGCGACTGCAACCTTCACAACGACGTACGAAGGCAAGCTCACGGACGCCAAGACAATCCTTGCCGCAATCAAGGAATACGAAAAGCTCATCGAAACCGCAACTTTGGTGGATCATTACGCGATGATGCCGGAAGCGACCGATCTGACCGATCCGGACAACGTCGAGCTGTCCCGCCAAACCGCGAACGCGATGGCGGACATCAGCGCCCAACTGACATTCTTTGAATCGGAACTGATCGGTTGCGACACCGCTATCCTCGACCAGGTCGTTTCGGAAGAAGCGCGTTTCGCTTCCTATATCCGCCACATCAAGAAAAACAAAAAAATCCAGTTGGCGCCTGAAGTCGAAAAAGCTTTGGCCCAGTTGGCCCCGACCTTGGATGCCCCGAGCGCAATCTATGAACAGGCTCGTCTTGGCGATATGGACTTCGGCACTTTCACGGTTGACGGGAAGGAATATCCACTGAGCTTCGTGCTCTATGAGGATTACTATATGTATCACGATGACACAAAGATCCGCCGGGCTGCTTTCGACAAGTTCTCGGCTGTCCTCAGCGATTATGAGAACGTGGTCGCAACGGCCTACTATACCCAGCTGCAGAAGGAAAAGACGCTGGCGACGATGCGCGGGTTCGATTCCGTGATCGACTACCTGCTCTACGGGCAGGAAGTGACGCGCGATCTGTATGACCGCCAAATCGACACGATCATGACCGACCTTGCGCCGGTCATGCAGAAATATATCACCCACCTGAAGGAAATCCGCGGACTGGACAAAATGACCTACGCCGACTTGAAGATCGCGCTGGATCCGGAGTATTCGCCGGAAGTATCGATCGAGGAGTCGCAGGCGATGGTGGAGGATGCCATAGCGGTATTGGGCCAGGACTATACCGACCGGATCATGCAGGCTTATCCGGAGCGTTGGATCGATTTCGCCCAGAACATCGGCAAATCGACCGGCGGATTCTGTACGAGCCCATACGGACCGCACCCTTACATCCTGATGTCATGGGCGAACCAACTTTCGGACGTCTATACGTTGATCCATGAATTGGGCCATGCCGGACAGATGATCCTGTCGAACGAAAACAACAGCATCCTCGGTTCGGAGCCATCGTTGTACCTGATCGAAGGCCCATCCACCTTCAATGAACTGCTGCTGACGGAATCATTGGCACGCAAGAGCACGGATGCGCGCATGCAACGCTTCGCTTTGACGAAGATGCTTTCCGACACTTATTTCCACAATTTCGTCACGCACCTGTTGGAGGCGGCTTACCAAAGGGAAGTCTACAACCTGATCGATGCGGGCAAGAGCTTCGACGCCGGCAAATTGAGCGAAATCAAACGGAGCGTGCTGGAGCGATTCTGGGGCGACGCTGTGGAAATCAATGAAGGAGCCGAGCTGACATGGATGCGCCAGATCCATTACTACATGGGGCTGTATTCCTACACCTATTCGGCCGGCCTGACGATCGCGACGCAAGCCTTCCTGCGTGTCAAAGCGGAAGAAGAGGGCGCAGTGGCCGATTGGCTGGAATTCCTGGCGCTAGGGGACCAATTGGAAGCCGCAGAAGCCGCAGCCTTGGCCGGCGTGGACATCCAAACAGATCAGGCGCTGCAGGATACGATCCATTATTTGGACGAAGCGGTCGATCAAATCATCACACTAAGCAAAGAGCTTGCTTAA
- a CDS encoding ketopantoate reductase family protein, translating to MKIETVAIVGLGALGILYGHHFTKAIGKDRVRIVVNKERMARYQEQGISFNGEPCDFQYVDETDAGLAPADLVILAVKGTQLDEAIETAHNQVGPDTTIISVLNGISSEEVIGAAFGGEKVVHCVAQGMDALRTGNDVKSVHIGELRIGIDAPEKQMRLDAVAAFFEETGLPHVVEADILHRMWAKFMLNVGVNQVLMVKEGTFRDIHKEGPIRDLMIAAMREVLPIAQKEGVNLTETDLENDLMIIDGLTPLGMPSMRQDGLAKRPSEVELFSGTILKKAKKYGLSAPTNQYLYDQVQAIEATY from the coding sequence ATGAAGATAGAAACTGTAGCCATTGTAGGATTGGGTGCTCTGGGGATCCTCTACGGCCACCATTTCACGAAAGCCATCGGAAAGGATCGTGTGCGCATCGTCGTCAACAAAGAGCGGATGGCGCGCTATCAGGAACAAGGCATTTCCTTCAACGGAGAGCCATGCGATTTCCAATACGTCGACGAAACGGATGCCGGCCTGGCGCCGGCGGATCTGGTCATTTTGGCCGTAAAAGGAACCCAATTGGACGAAGCAATCGAAACCGCCCACAATCAGGTCGGTCCGGATACGACGATCATTTCGGTCCTGAACGGCATTTCCAGCGAAGAAGTCATCGGCGCGGCTTTCGGCGGTGAGAAGGTCGTCCACTGCGTAGCCCAAGGGATGGATGCGCTGCGCACCGGCAACGATGTGAAGTCTGTCCATATCGGCGAATTGCGGATCGGTATCGACGCTCCCGAAAAACAGATGCGTTTGGATGCGGTGGCAGCTTTCTTCGAAGAAACAGGCTTGCCGCACGTTGTTGAAGCGGATATCCTGCACCGCATGTGGGCGAAATTTATGCTGAATGTCGGCGTGAACCAAGTGCTGATGGTGAAGGAAGGCACATTCCGCGACATCCACAAAGAGGGACCAATCCGCGACCTGATGATCGCCGCCATGCGCGAAGTACTGCCGATCGCCCAGAAGGAAGGCGTCAACCTGACGGAAACCGATCTGGAGAACGATTTGATGATCATCGACGGACTGACACCGCTGGGGATGCCGTCGATGCGCCAGGACGGTTTGGCGAAACGGCCTTCGGAGGTCGAACTTTTTTCAGGCACCATACTGAAAAAAGCCAAAAAGTACGGACTTTCTGCGCCGACAAACCAATACCTTTACGACCAGGTCCAAGCCATCGAAGCAACTTACTGA